The genomic DNA tttttttcacaaaaattattatttttttttattgtttttctttgggaAAGTGTTTCATGTCTGTATTCCTGGACACCTGACCTTCCCAGGTTGAACAAAAGGCCATCAGCTGATTGTCCTATAGATGGTGTCCCTAACATGATAAAGGGTAAAATAGCATTGGTTGAGATAAATCCTATCTGAAAGGATACTCTGGGGCACTGCAATGCAGCAGCACTGACGAATATTGCCATAATAAAGCATTTCTGTGATTGTGTGTGCTGTGCGTGCAGATGTGCAGGAAGGCAACAGATGAGTGGGAGCTGATAGATCTGTCATGCGATACAAATATCTTAGACCAGAGGAAGAGTGACTCAGTTTAAGAGTGGAAgtgaggagaaagaaaagactGCCAAAAGGCAAAAGGGGGGACTATAAAACAGGCGGGGAGACGgaagaagagaaggagaaaaaggaaTTACAGCCATtgagagacaaaaaaaggagaaactcttTAAAGTTAGTGCTAAAAATATCGGGAACAGGTATgaatttaaacttgttttatacCTTTTATGCACTTTTGTTCTGCTATTTCAGTCTGTTCATGCTTTTCTTCAGAAATGGCAAATATAGGAGGAGTGTTCTTGACTTCTCTCTTGTTCCTGAGAGCCAGTGTGCcgtgtttttctttgtataaaAGCGGGGAATGCTTCTTCAACACCAAAGGTGAGTTTGTGTTAGTGCACGGCagaattcaagttttttttctttgctgtagagttatgaaatctttttttttttttttttcctctgggtATTATTACATAGAAACAATGCAAACTATAAGAGACACTAATAGTAATTCTGTTAAATAATATTACGGATTGTGAAAATACAGAAACCGaatcaagattttaaaaaaaaatgatgacaagtgctttatatttttaaaactaaaactaaattccTTTCCCTCTTTTGAATATATTTCCACCTGAAGTGttttacaaaatttttaaacaaatcaatttCATGCTTTTTAgcaatactttttaaatgatgtattttcaactattttaatcttttctggATACGtttacttttgcatttttagtcaTATTTGATTGATCTTGTGTACTTTTGGCACTGTACTTGCACTGTTaaatggttttgtgtttttgtttaccgATTGGACTATGAGCCTGGAATAAATTCCATCTACTTATGaaattgattattaaaaaaaaaaatacaatcttcaggaggatgtgttttattttcttccataAAGTATAACAAGTATTTTTTAGGGAGCTGTGAACACAAGGGACAGGTGTATGAGATTGGAGAAAAATGGATCACCAACGACTGCTACCAGTGTGTCTGCATGGAACCCTTTGGAGTGGGATGCTGTGACCAGTGAGTTtcccaccaaaataaaacaactttaaaaccatgCTTGGCATAATTCCTTACTCTGAACTCTTTCCCACAGAGGATCTGCACCCGTTGATCATCCAGAGTGGTGCGAGGTCATTCGCAAACCTGACTCTTGTATCAGCGTTGCTGTGATGAGAATCAACCATAAACTGCCCTGCCTGTGGGGACGAGGACGCTTCAGAACCGCTGGAGCGCCATGGATATCTGAAAACGATCCTTTATTCtagtcaacacaaaaacacaatgctTAAAGagatttaacaattaaaaaagccaTGTATATCCCCTTTTTAGTTGTGAAAAggttaactttttaaaaaagtaaaaaaaataaaattttgtctGTTCTATTATCTACTTGGACAAACATTTGAGATTAAGGATGTTACTGTTTGTGTTACTTATTTGTAAAtggttttaataaaacacatgtTGCAACAATTATTAAAAGCAAGATTTGCATTTCCTTTTTGGTGGTAATAAGTGagagataaaacatttaaagttttgccAAAGATCCAACATGGATAGAAAGAGTGAAATATGTGGTGGCCAGTCAGCGTGtaaaaattgtccttttttgCGTGTTCAACATAGAGTTCTTCTAGTCCCTGACCTAaaattttgtttgcatttgtcTGGTGTTTGTTATTAAAAGTCCTCAAGAGTTCTGctgataactttttttctattttctaattaatTCTTACTAAACAACCTCTGATCGCATAATTTTCCCTAACATGGAAAATAATGTGCCCTTCAGATCCCAGCAGTGTTTAAATTATGTTCATTTAACAGCTCTTTGGGCAACTTGATAATTATAATAAGGATAGATATCAGAaggtttggttaaaaaaaaaaaaatgttgtgttttctttggaGCAGCAAGGTGCTGCACAAAAAACTTGATTGTGATAATTGCTTCCGAGAATGAAAActccagttcatttttttttcattataattataacagtttccattaaacaaCTAGATGAAAAGCAACAGCAAAACATGTAGTGTGCGTTTAGTTTGGTGATTTTATTCAGTAGCCAGTCTGAAAGCAGAATTACTCTTAGTCCAAGTCAAGTAGGCCAATGAGGTTTTGCAAGTATTTTCAATTAAAGTTTGAAACCgtgaaaagaaaagtaaagtcACAAATCCCATGTTAAAGTCTTCAACCATTAGATattcttacaaaataaaataaatatttttactgtcttgaaacatcaaaaaacattttttaaacaaaaccacacaaaCCAGAAATTGTTGAATGCaaacaaaattttgtttttaaaacctgACAGCAATATCTTATAATTAAAAtgagaataactttttttaatgcaaaaatgaacattattcACGAATCTAAACTCACCAGGTATTTGAGGCTTAAAATGGAGAGAGAGTGATGTCCAAGTCAACATGTGTGGCTTAATGGCTATATGGTGATCTTTCTGTGGGTCTACCAATATTTGTCTTTGGATCAATTctatttgatcaaaaaatgatggattatttcttattttatttgtttaacatgATTTAATGTTGTTTCTCTCATCTAGTTTagtttcttttgtctgtttcagCTAAAtacttttaaccaaaaaatggggattacatttaaataatttttaaaatttcgcttttattttggttctgTCGTCTTTAAAGTTGGCGCACATTTGT from Oryzias melastigma strain HK-1 linkage group LG16, ASM292280v2, whole genome shotgun sequence includes the following:
- the si:ch1073-70f20.1 gene encoding prostate-associated microseminoprotein; amino-acid sequence: MANIGGVFLTSLLFLRASVPCFSLYKSGECFFNTKGSCEHKGQVYEIGEKWITNDCYQCVCMEPFGVGCCDQGSAPVDHPEWCEVIRKPDSCISVAVMRINHKLPCLWGRGRFRTAGAPWISENDPLF